The genomic interval CACGTATTCTGGCAGCTAGCTGATTGACTTTATCATGGACATAAGGATATTCTCCTAAAACCGAATGAAGCAGTTTCTGGCCTTGGCCAATATGGTTTTCCGTATTGGCCAGAACCTGTTTCACCTCGGGAATAGTTGCTTGGATGCCGCCTAATATGTCCTTAGCATTGGCTAGTGTGCCTTGTGCTTGATCAATGGTTTGTTTAACTTCGGGGGCAATCGTTTCGTTATAATCTTTTAGAAGTTCCCCGATTCGGTTTGCCGTATTACCGGACAGTTCCTTTAAATCGGCAATGATCGAATCGACTTCCTGTTCTTTATTTGCAATGAAGGAAGTAATTCTATTGCCATTTTCCTTCATTTCTCCAAGTGCCGCCCGTAATGCTTCCAGTCGTTCTATAGCTGCAGCAATGACCATATTGCCATTACCTTGATTTCTATTTTGCAGATACTGCAGTTTTTTCTCTATGCCTTCAATCCGGCTAATGGTGTCGCTTAATGAATTATTGATCGCTCCTTGAAGTTGCTTTCCTTTGCTGAAATCAATGTCCAGATTCTGCACATCTTGGAGCAGTTGATGTATATCATCGGCCGTGCCTTGCGCTTTTTTCAAATCTTGCTTTACTTTTGGCGCCAGCTCATTTAGACGACTTTGCGCTTTCGACAACAACTCTACAGTATCGTTCACAGTAGAAAGCCCGTTCGCCGTTGCCTGCTCCGCCTTAGGTATCGTCTTTTGTGCTCTATCTATCATCGCTTGAATATCGTCGGTATCTTTTACACCGTTTTCTAATAAGTCATGGATTTTCGGCAGCTTTTCTTCCATAGTAAACACGTAATCCTCGAACTTCTTAATGTCAGGCAAATTTTTATTCAGTTCTACACCAATGTCATTAAACATTTCAAAGATGACACCATTCACGGTGGAGATGAACTTGCTGCTAATCTCTTCTACAATCGTACTGACACCTTTATCAGTAATTTTTGGTGAGATTGCGTTTATCTTTTCATTTACATAGTATTCCACATTACTTTTTTCCGGATTGTCATTTACTACTGTTGCTAATTTAGCCGAAAAATCATCTGGAATGACAATAACAGCAAAATAATCGCCATGTTTCAGTTTATCCATAGCGGCTTCACGGTGGGTAAACTGCCAGTCCATGGCATCACTGCCCTTGAGAGTATCCACCAGATCGGCACCGACATCTATCTCATTACCCCTGACCTCGGAACCGGTGTCTTC from Lentibacillus cibarius carries:
- a CDS encoding YhgE/Pip domain-containing protein; translation: MKNTWNIYSGDLKNITRNWVAAILIGGLIILPSLYAWFNIKASWDPYGQTDQIPIGIVNEDTGSEVRGNEIDVGADLVDTLKGSDAMDWQFTHREAAMDKLKHGDYFAVIVIPDDFSAKLATVVNDNPEKSNVEYYVNEKINAISPKITDKGVSTIVEEISSKFISTVNGVIFEMFNDIGVELNKNLPDIKKFEDYVFTMEEKLPKIHDLLENGVKDTDDIQAMIDRAQKTIPKAEQATANGLSTVNDTVELLSKAQSRLNELAPKVKQDLKKAQGTADDIHQLLQDVQNLDIDFSKGKQLQGAINNSLSDTISRIEGIEKKLQYLQNRNQGNGNMVIAAAIERLEALRAALGEMKENGNRITSFIANKEQEVDSIIADLKELSGNTANRIGELLKDYNETIAPEVKQTIDQAQGTLANAKDILGGIQATIPEVKQVLANTENHIGQGQKLLHSVLGEYPYVHDKVNQLAARIRAIQDETDINKMIELLKNNPEAERGFFSEPVQLHKNEIFPIPNYGSGMTPFYTVLAIWVGGLLLISLLATDVHHAEGLTGRERYAGKLLTFLTIGLLQTLIVTLGDLFLLDTYTVHPVWFVVFGLLISMVFMVMIYTLVSLFGDVGKAGVIVLLVLQIAGAGGTYPVVLLPAFFQVINPFLPFTYAIDLMREAVGGIIWKAAIQDIIVLTCIGLGFLLFGLLFKNVVNKHTEKLMKKSREAGLFH